In the genome of Massilibacillus massiliensis, one region contains:
- a CDS encoding class I SAM-dependent methyltransferase produces MCKINLEENRRDCPVCGSANKSLIAKQNFESIQKVTFIKSYDVAVCDNCGMAYADNIEKPENLNVYYSQQSKYEPIKAMPLNECSNVKFYEKSVLFLQKYLQPDSSVLDCGCGQGTFLRVLKSHGYKNLKGIDPAQNCVDSLQISYEIKAEKSDIESYVSDKKYDSIVLSAVLEHVVDLDFVIKKIKILLKENGTLFLSVPDVSNFLECYDAPFQQFSSEHVNYFTVHSLKNLFSNYGFFVEEYNQCIEWINNGASSEPILRVVLRNGKRKENLDCIKDIEAKQVLNQYADKSKQFLAHIDEKFMSLVSTQEPIIIWGVGTFIMKALTLTHLKDCNIIAFVDSNAKYADGKWNNIKVLPPEALKDYDYKILIGSIGFKEEIKQQIINKMKLKNEIIVLDD; encoded by the coding sequence ATGTGTAAAATTAATTTAGAAGAAAATAGAAGAGACTGTCCTGTTTGTGGAAGCGCAAATAAAAGTTTGATTGCTAAACAGAATTTTGAGAGTATACAGAAGGTTACTTTTATAAAATCATACGATGTAGCAGTTTGTGATAATTGTGGCATGGCGTACGCCGATAATATAGAAAAACCAGAAAATTTAAATGTTTATTATTCTCAACAATCCAAATATGAACCTATTAAAGCTATGCCTTTGAATGAATGTTCGAATGTAAAATTTTACGAAAAAAGTGTTTTATTTCTACAAAAATATTTACAGCCGGACAGTAGTGTTTTGGATTGTGGATGTGGGCAGGGAACTTTTTTACGTGTTTTAAAATCCCATGGATATAAGAATTTAAAGGGAATAGATCCAGCGCAAAACTGTGTAGATTCGTTGCAAATATCTTATGAGATTAAGGCAGAAAAGTCGGATATTGAATCATATGTCTCAGATAAAAAATATGATTCAATCGTTTTAAGTGCAGTTTTGGAACACGTTGTGGATTTGGATTTTGTAATAAAAAAAATTAAGATCTTATTAAAAGAAAATGGGACTCTATTTCTTAGTGTGCCAGATGTAAGTAATTTCTTAGAGTGCTATGACGCTCCCTTTCAACAATTTAGTTCGGAGCATGTTAATTATTTTACTGTTCATTCTTTAAAAAATCTCTTTAGTAATTATGGATTTTTTGTTGAAGAATACAATCAATGTATAGAATGGATCAACAATGGTGCAAGTTCGGAACCTATTTTGAGAGTTGTTTTGAGAAATGGCAAAAGAAAAGAAAATTTGGATTGTATAAAGGATATTGAAGCTAAGCAAGTTTTGAATCAATATGCTGATAAGTCAAAGCAGTTTTTAGCGCATATTGATGAAAAATTTATGAGTTTAGTGTCTACGCAGGAACCTATTATTATATGGGGCGTAGGAACTTTTATAATGAAAGCGTTAACTTTGACACATCTAAAAGATTGTAATATTATAGCTTTTGTTGATTCTAACGCTAAATACGCAGATGGAAAGTGGAATAATATAAAGGTTTTACCTCCGGAGGCTTTAAAAGATTATGACTATAAAATATTAATTGGCTCAATAGGATTTAAAGAAGAAATTAAACAACAAATTATTAATAAAATGAAACTAAAAAATGAAATTATTGTTTTAGACGATTAG